The genomic window ATTCCCTTTACAACGTTATCCTTTGTAAGAATGGAACGAGCCTTTCTCCTGGTACCATGTGAACGTGGCATGCTATAATCGCTCCAGTAAAGTCGCCATACTCCTTAATTTAATACTAACTATCCCTGGAGACGTCGGCCACTCCTTGGTCGCTCAAGCAGAACAGTATCTCTCTCTCGGCGTGGTAAGGGCTGTCAACCATGCGTGCAATTCTGTTCTTTCCGGATTTTTTCAGATAGATCCTGTATGTGCTTGTGTGTGCAACAACGTTTCCCCCCGTAGGCCGAATCGGATCGCCAAAAACCGCATCGGGTGAAGACTGGATCTGATTTGTCACAACGACTGCTACCGAATACGTCTCTGCAAGCCTTACCAAAATGTGCATAAACTTGTTAAGCCTTTGCTGGCGATCGGAGAGCGTGGCCCTGCCCAGAAATTCCGAACGATAGTGGGCCACCGCAGAATCAACAACGACGAGCCTGATACCCTCGTCTTCGACAAGCGGGCCTGTTTCGTCAATAATAAGCTCTTGGTGCGCGCTGTTGTATGCTTTGGCTACTATGATGTTCTCGAGGGTTTTTGCCGGGTCGAAGCCTCGGCTCTGCGCGATGGTGACGATTCGCTCGGGCCTGAACGTGTTCTCGGTGTCGATATACAATGCCTTTGCTGACAGTCCTCCCAAGTTGCGAGGCTGCTGGACCATCACACAGAGGGTATGGCAAAGTTGGGTCTTGCCTGTTCCGAATTCCCCGTATACCTCGGTTACCGCTTTCGTCTCGACGCCCCCGCCTAAAAGATCGTCAAAACTATGCGAGCCGGTGGTAACCCTGTCGTTCTGTATTCTTTTTTCGTAAAGGCTGGTTGCGGTGACAAAGCTCTTATCGATAATCCCAAGCTCCTCCAACTTGACTCGCGCCTTGTTGCAAATCCCTATCGAGTCCTCGAGCTCCATGCCCGTGGCGTCGGCCACATCAACCGGCCCTCTGACGATAAGGTCTTTGATGGAGCGAAAACCGGCTTCCTGTAGCCTTTTTTCCGTGGCAGGGCCGATCCCCTCAACCGTGCCAAGCCGAAACTCCGGCTTGCCGGAGCCTCTCTCGCCCTTTTCCTGCAACCGTTATGAGGTCGCTCTGCCATTAATTATATATTCAGCACCCGCAAAAGCCCCCCGAACAGAAAATTTTATATCTATGTTCATAGCGGTATCGAAGATAGAGGAATATGATGGAAAGCAAGACGTTGGTCGTAACGGCTCTTGCGACGGTCATGGTACTGTCTCTGGTCCTTGTTGCCCTCCCGAGCGCTAACGCGCACGGTGTGCAGGCGCAGCTGCAGAGCAGATTCGTAAGAATCGATGACGAGTCGTTCTCTGACACCACACTGCACACAGGCGATACAATGACAGTCTCAGGCACCCTTCACAGTCTTGTGAACAGGCCCCTAAGAGGCTGGCTATCCTTGTTCAGCGACTCTACAAACGCAGGCGTAAGATGGGAGTTCCTCCAGAGAGATCCGCCAGGTAACATATTCGACATTCCCCCTGGTTCAGACATAAAGTACTCGATTACTGTAAGGGCTCTTGAGCCAGGCTCATACCATGTGCACACTCAGTTGAACATCGAGCACATCGGTCCAGGTCTCGGTCCAGGACAATCAGTATCGGTTACTGGCACCCCAATCCTCAAGCCCATCCCGTATTCGAACGTCGTGTACCAATGCATCATCATTGGCGCAGGGTTAGGGATAACGTTCGCTACAAGACCGTGGCAAGTAATCTAGAAGATTACTCCCCCTTTTTCATTTTCAAGTCTGATTCTTCAAGTCAAACTGATTTGCCTGCGACAAATGCCGTCAGAGGGTCTGTCGGGTCTAATTCTTTGTAAGTTCGTATTTGTTTGCGTATCCGCGCGGGTTTATCATCATCCCATTGTAGTCAAACGTCGATGAGTTGCCGACTATCACCGTAGTTATCATGCCCAAAAGGTCGGTGTGCTCTAGCATCTTTTCCAGAGTTGTAACCACTATAGACTGGCTTTCCCTGAAGGCGCCTTTGACGATTGCGACGGGGGTCTGGGGAGACCTGAACTTTAGAAAAATGTCTCTCGTGTCTTTGAGCTGATGCACCCTCTTCTTGCTGGCCGGGTTATAGATTACCGTCACATAATCTCCAAGCGCCGCCGCCTCGACGCGCTTTACTATAATTTCCCACGGTACCAGAAGGTCGCTCATGCTAACAACGGCAAAGTCCGTCATCAAGGGCGAGCCCACGAGAGCGGCACACGAGTTCAGCGACGAGACGCCGGGCACGCACTCTACATAGATGCCCTCGTTACGCTTCCAGCCCTTTTCAGCCAAAATTTCGTAAATGAGGCCGACCATTCCGTAAATTCCCGGGTCGCCGGAGGAAACAAGAGATACTATCCTGCCTGCTTCAGCAAAATCGATAGCCTGATTTGCCCTATCGACCTCCTGGGTCATGGCGTAGCGGTACACTTCCTTGCCAGCAATCATGTCCTCGACTAGTCCGACGTAGGTGTCATAGCCCACGATTACCTCGCTTTCCTGTATCACCTGCTGCGCGCGAAACGTCATATGGTCGTGGTTCCCAGGGCCTACTCCCACAACGTACAGCTTGCCCCTCTTACCAGTCGAGCTACTCAAGTTCAAGCCTCACCTCAATCCGGCACCATAAACAAGGATTTATTTCAACCTCTGTACTCTTGTGCCGCAGAGAACCCCGCCACTGGCATCTCAAGTTCACTTTGATGCCGATTGCTTTGCCAGAGCGAATTCCTCATGCAACGCGTTGACTGCTCCCTCGCAGTCCCTGTCATTGACTACGAACGCAAGGTTCAGCTCCGACGAGCCCTGGGCAATCATGATGACGTTGACATCTCGCTTTGCAACTGCGCCAAATACCCTGGCCGCAATCCCCTTGATCCCTCGCATTCCAGAACCGACGACGGCGACCACCGCGACATCGTCGTTGACATTGATTTCCTTTATGACCTTTCCAAGCAGGCTAAGCTCCAAGGTGTTTATGGCCCTGTCCAAGTCGAGCTTCTTGACGACCATCGAAATACTGGACTCAGAGGGGCTCTGCGAAATCATCATGATGTTGATTTTATTTTTCGCGAGAGTGTCAAAGATCTTGGCTGCGGTCCCTGGAGCGCCGACCATTCCTCCACCGCTTACATCTATCAGCGCAGTATGCCTGATGGCGCTTACCGATTTGACTATCTTTTGCGACTCCCTGCTTGGATTTTGAGTAATGAGCGTGCCCTTGTGCTTGACGTTAAAAGTATTCCTGACCCTGATGGGGATCTTTGTCTCAACGACCGGCTCGAAGGCCCGGGGGTGGATGTACTTTGCGCCGTAAAGGGCCATTTCCATCGCCTCGATAAACGACACTTCCTTTAGGACCACTGCGTCCTTCACTATCTTGGGATCCGCAGTCATTAGGCCGTCGACATCACTCCAGAGCCAGACCTCGTCCGCATTGACTCCAGAAGCGATAATGGTCGCCGAGTAATCAGAGCCTCCTCGGCCAAGAGTGGTGACGTTGCCGTTTTGATCTGCACCTATAAAGCCAGTGACGACGGGAATAATGCCCTCCTTGAGGAGAGGTTCGAGCTTGTGGCCTACCCTCAGCCTTGTCGTGTCGATAAGCGGCCTTGCCTCGCCGAAATTAGAATCCGTGACAATCCCGGCTTCCTTGCCGGTCAGCGGCTGGGATTTCATACCCGCGTCCTGAAGGCCAAACGACACCAGTGGCGCAGAGAACCTCTCTCCGAAGGAGAGGAGGTAATCGAGCGTCTTTGGGGTCACCTCGCCAAGCAGCACAATGCCGTCGAGAATTTCCTCGAGCTCCCGCGCGGTGTCAAGAACCGCCTTGGAGGCGCTCTGGCGCAGGACGGGATCGGAAATCGTTTTTTCCGCAATTTCCAGATGGATCGACTTTGCCCGCTTGACAAATCCGTCGATTGACGCCTTGTCGCCTTTCTTCACACTGTCGGAAATCGAAAGCAGTCCGTCAGTAAGGCCCCGGACGGCGGAAACCACACATATTGTCTCGTCGCCCTTTTTTTGATGAGAGGAAACGATCCCAGCGAGATGCTTTATTTTATCCGGCCCATCAACCGCCGTTCCACCGAATTTCATCACGATTCGCATGGCCTATCTACCCGCGAATCAGTCCTGCACCCGTGGGGCAAGATAAAAGTGGATCTTGCCGACGTTGGCAAGCCTAAATTCCAATCTAAGGGGCATTTTGCTCGAGTATTCCGCCGAAACCGAGCCTCCCATCGAGGTTACTGCCTTGGTGATTTTTGACAGGTAGTCCAGACTGTAGGTAGCCTTGCTGTCCTCCTTGACGTCCAGGTCTTCGAGCCCTTCGTTCCCTGCCTCAAGTGAAATGTTGGCCTCGCCTGAATCGCCTTTGCCGGAGAAACTGATTGTGCCATGTTTGGAGTCAATCGAAACGTACTCCGAGACTACCTGCACATCGGAGAGAATCCTGTCAAAGGCGGTAGCCGTCAGAACGGTCTTTGAGTTAAAACTCAGCTTTGGAAGAGGCGTCGAACTTGCAGAACTTTCAATGAGCCTTGTCTTGTACTCGCGCTTGTAGCCGTTTGACATTTTCACATGCAGCATGCTGTCGTCGCCTACGCTAATCTCCAGAGAGTCCTTTTTCTCGGCACGCTTGACGAGTTTGGAGAATTCATCGACCCTGACGCCAAATTTCACTTCCTTATCGCACTCGTACGCGTCGAAGGCGTTGTTTGGCCAGTAGATGTCAATTAGTGCTATATGGGAAGGGTCCATTCCGCGGAACGATATCCCGTCCGGTCGGGCCTCAAACGTTGCCTCGTCAACCAAGGTCGAAATAGCGGATACAACAGCTTTCCATTCTTCGGGGGACTTTGTACGGGCCAAAAACACCAAATTGCTAACTAGAGGCACACGCATAGGATTTTAAATATATCTTTTATCGGGAGGGCCGGATAATTTCAGTGCGCCGG from Nitrososphaera sp. includes these protein-coding regions:
- the pcn gene encoding proliferating cell nuclear antigen (pcna) produces the protein MFLARTKSPEEWKAVVSAISTLVDEATFEARPDGISFRGMDPSHIALIDIYWPNNAFDAYECDKEVKFGVRVDEFSKLVKRAEKKDSLEISVGDDSMLHVKMSNGYKREYKTRLIESSASSTPLPKLSFNSKTVLTATAFDRILSDVQVVSEYVSIDSKHGTISFSGKGDSGEANISLEAGNEGLEDLDVKEDSKATYSLDYLSKITKAVTSMGGSVSAEYSSKMPLRLEFRLANVGKIHFYLAPRVQD
- the cobJ gene encoding precorrin-3B C(17)-methyltransferase produces the protein MSSSTGKRGKLYVVGVGPGNHDHMTFRAQQVIQESEVIVGYDTYVGLVEDMIAGKEVYRYAMTQEVDRANQAIDFAEAGRIVSLVSSGDPGIYGMVGLIYEILAEKGWKRNEGIYVECVPGVSSLNSCAALVGSPLMTDFAVVSMSDLLVPWEIIVKRVEAAALGDYVTVIYNPASKKRVHQLKDTRDIFLKFRSPQTPVAIVKGAFRESQSIVVTTLEKMLEHTDLLGMITTVIVGNSSTFDYNGMMINPRGYANKYELTKN
- a CDS encoding aspartate kinase, giving the protein MRIVMKFGGTAVDGPDKIKHLAGIVSSHQKKGDETICVVSAVRGLTDGLLSISDSVKKGDKASIDGFVKRAKSIHLEIAEKTISDPVLRQSASKAVLDTARELEEILDGIVLLGEVTPKTLDYLLSFGERFSAPLVSFGLQDAGMKSQPLTGKEAGIVTDSNFGEARPLIDTTRLRVGHKLEPLLKEGIIPVVTGFIGADQNGNVTTLGRGGSDYSATIIASGVNADEVWLWSDVDGLMTADPKIVKDAVVLKEVSFIEAMEMALYGAKYIHPRAFEPVVETKIPIRVRNTFNVKHKGTLITQNPSRESQKIVKSVSAIRHTALIDVSGGGMVGAPGTAAKIFDTLAKNKINIMMISQSPSESSISMVVKKLDLDRAINTLELSLLGKVIKEINVNDDVAVVAVVGSGMRGIKGIAARVFGAVAKRDVNVIMIAQGSSELNLAFVVNDRDCEGAVNALHEEFALAKQSASK
- the radA gene encoding DNA repair and recombination protein RadA — translated: MQEKGERGSGKPEFRLGTVEGIGPATEKRLQEAGFRSIKDLIVRGPVDVADATGMELEDSIGICNKARVKLEELGIIDKSFVTATSLYEKRIQNDRVTTGSHSFDDLLGGGVETKAVTEVYGEFGTGKTQLCHTLCVMVQQPRNLGGLSAKALYIDTENTFRPERIVTIAQSRGFDPAKTLENIIVAKAYNSAHQELIIDETGPLVEDEGIRLVVVDSAVAHYRSEFLGRATLSDRQQRLNKFMHILVRLAETYSVAVVVTNQIQSSPDAVFGDPIRPTGGNVVAHTSTYRIYLKKSGKNRIARMVDSPYHAEREILFCLSDQGVADVSRDS
- a CDS encoding methane monooxygenase/ammonia monooxygenase subunit B translates to MVLSLVLVALPSANAHGVQAQLQSRFVRIDDESFSDTTLHTGDTMTVSGTLHSLVNRPLRGWLSLFSDSTNAGVRWEFLQRDPPGNIFDIPPGSDIKYSITVRALEPGSYHVHTQLNIEHIGPGLGPGQSVSVTGTPILKPIPYSNVVYQCIIIGAGLGITFATRPWQVI